A genomic segment from Malus domestica chromosome 05, GDT2T_hap1 encodes:
- the LOC103435872 gene encoding uncharacterized protein isoform X1 has protein sequence MEPKTNETFIPSPSPPSLSLSLSLSEDCNSQRADMGGDGGVTGEQEEDSSLSEDSSQLSSQLLRNGVSMNMEDDAVDEQTGPGFRKFCGVGSQISSASLDFEADQRMENVYRKILQSYDDLRIRSKDLEEAKSKILSYTPGAWIDRVGAVKPRDYDVPNTTTLLLVGPKGSGKSSLVNRISKVFEDDKFASERAQVSYNSSLGDGTFFLHEYMMPRCSSSFCLYDTRSLSDNSPENIKILKHWMEHGVRHGELVVRDSDGPSLRNTMMYKDCDDGYLSSEIKNVNFVIFVVNGLSVLKSMESNEDAETQYTEMIASAFKSRYLAFKDDKPLLVATHGDLLSLDERARVRVHLGELLGIPPTTQIFDIPEESSDAVTQLTIVDMIRYSLEHAEKNLPRKRKVETLSLLSCMLLLIFLSIAITIMYAPANILQHGYCPSPQAHIQHCHVPSPQAHIHNNPSPPSPPSSTSLQEHIQHDPSVEEHIDNSPLPGVELRNSKTKLQNIRIDWSKIRHLWLDDRIEWSKIRHLWLDE, from the exons ATGGAACCTAAAACAAACGAGACCTTTATTCCTTCtccctctcctccctctctctctctctctctctctctctctgaagaCTGCAACTCGCAGCGAGCTGACATGGGTGGCGATGGCGGAG TTACTGGGGAACAAGAAGAAGACTCCTCACTCAGCGAAGATTCCTCCCAACTCTCATCACAACTTCTAAG AAATGGTGTGAGCATGAATATGGAGGATGATGCAGTGGATGAACAAACTGGGCCGGGTTTTCGAAAATTTTGCGGAGTGGGAAGTCAAATTTCTTCCGCTTCTTTGGATTTTGAAGCCGATCAGAGGATGGAAAATGTTTATAGGAAGATTTTGCAGAGTTATGATGACTTGCGGATTCGAAgcaaagatttggaagaagccaAGAGCAAAATCTTGAG CTACACCCCCGGTGCGTGGATTGATAGAGTAGGTGCTGTGAAACCGAGGGACTATGATGTGCCAAATACAACAACACTTTTATTGGTTGGTCCAAAAGGATCTGGAAAGAGCAGTCTTGTAAATAGAATCTCGAAGGTGTTTGAAGATGACAAGTTTGCCTCGGAAAGAGCCCAAGTATCAT ATAATTCATCTCTTGGAGATGGAACCTTTTTCCTGCATGAATATATGATGCCAAGATGTTCGAGTTCTTTTTGCCTTTATGATACTCGTAGTTTGTCTGATAATTCACCTGAAAACATAAAAATACTGAAGCATTGGATGGAACATGGTGTTCGTCATGGGGAGCTTGTTGTAAG GGATTCAGACGGTCCAAGTTTGAGGAACACAATGATGTACAAAGATTGTGATGATGGTTATCTGTCCAGTGAGATCAAGAACGTTAATTTTGTCATATTTGTTGTTAATGGCCTTTCAGTTCTGAAATCAATGGAAAGCAATGAAGATGCAGAGACACAATATACTGAAATGATCGCCTCAGCTTTCAAATCTCGATACTTGGCATTTAAAG ATGATAAACCCCTTCTTGTTGCTACACATGGTGATTTACTTTCACTTGATGAACGTGCTCGTGTTCGTGTCCATTTGGGAGAACTGCTTGGTATTCCTCCTACAACTCAAATTTTTGACATCCCAG AAGAAAGCAGTGATGCAGTAACTCAGTTGACAATAGTTGACATGATACGCTATTCGCTTGAGCATGCCGAGAAAAATCTTCCTCGTAAAAGAAAG GTCGAAACTTTGTCACTGTTATCATGTATGCTCCTCCTAATATTCCTCAGCATCGCTATAACGATCATGTATGCTCCTGCTAATATTCTTCAGCACGGCTACTGCCCTTCGCCTCAAGCGCATATTCAACATTGCCATGTCCCTTCACCGCAAGCACACATTCACAATAACCCATCACCCCCCTCACCGCCTTCATCCACTTCGCTCCAAGAGCATATTCAGCATGATCCTTCGGTGGAAGAGCATATCGACAATAGCCCCTTGCCGGGAGTAGAACTTCGTAATAGTAAAACGAAACTTCAGAATATCCGGATCGACTGGAGTAAAATCCGACACTTGTGGTTAGACGACAGGATCGAATGGAGTAAAATCCGACACTTGTGGTTAGACGAATAA
- the LOC103435873 gene encoding GTP cyclohydrolase 1 — MGALDEGHFCSELENGVKLGCIELSFEEEPETIAIEDAVKVLMQGLGEDVNREGLKKTPFRVAKALREGTRGYRQKVKDIVQGALFPEAGLDNAVGHAGGAGGLVVVRDLDLFSYCESCMLPFQVKCHVGYVPSGQRVVGLSKLSRVADVFAKRLQDPQRLADEVCSALQHGIKPAGVAVVLQCLHVHFPNLESVFLDSNHQGWVELLVSSGSGVFENENANIWADFWSLLRFRGINVEKTRVTDTSDHHWCPSRSSVGAIATFKMESVNPGMVTAVASILRSLGEDPLRKELVGTPARFVKWLMNFQNSNFNMKLNGFVSDNGDSFKGKHIHSELNLSFWSQCEHHLLPFYGVVHIGFMCTEGSNPIGKSLLQSIVCFYGFKLQVQERLTRQIAEMISPLLGGDVIVVVEASHTCMISRGIEKFGSSTATIAVLGRFSTDPAARAKFMQSIPNTSVSGR; from the exons ATGGGCGCTTTGGATGAGGGGCATTTCTGCTCGGAGCTTGAGAATGGAGTGAAGCTGGGTTGCATTGAGCTGAGTTTCGAGGAAGAACCCGAAACCATAGCTATTGAGGATGCTGTCAAAGTTCTCATGCAGGGCTTGGGGGAGGATGTTAACAGAGAAGGCTTGAAGAAGACGCCTTTTCGGGTTGCGAAGGCCCTCAGAGAAGGAACAAGGG GTTACAGACAAAAGGTTAAGGACATTGTGCAAGGTGCTTTATTTCCTGAAGCTGGTCTGGACAATGCAGTTGGTCATGCTGGAGGAGCTGGTGGACTTGTAGTCGTTCGAGATCTTGACCTCTTCTCGTATTGTGAATCTTGTATGCTACCGTTCCAGGTTAAATGTCATGTGGGTTATGTCCCTTCTGGTCAACGGGTTGTAGGCTTAAGCAAGCTCTCTCGAGTAGCTGATGTGTTTGCAAAACGTCTCCAAGATCCCCAGCGTCTAGCGGATGAAGTGTGTTCAGCTTTGCAGCATGGAATCAAACCAGCAGGTGTTGCAGTCGTACTCCAATGTTTGCACGTCCATTTCCCAAATCTGGAATCAGTTTTTCTTGACTCGAACCACCAAGGATGGGTAGAGTTACTGGTCAGCTCAGGTTCAGGAGTCTTTGAAAATGAAAATGCCAATATTTGGGCTGATTTTTGGAGTCTGCTGAGATTCAGAGGCATAAATGTGGAGAAAACTCGCGTGACAGACACTAGTGATCACCATTGGTGTCCATCTCGATCTTCTGTAGGTGCAATTGCTACCTTCAAGATGGAATCTGTCAATCCGGGAATGGTCACTGCGGTAGCTTCAATTCTTAGGTCGCTGGGTGAAGACCCATTAAGGAAGGAGCTTGTAGGAACACCTGCTCGTTTTGTGAAGTGGTTGATGAACTTCCAAAATAGTAACTTCAATATGAAGCTGAATGGCTTTGTTTCTGACAATGGAGATAGCTTCAAGGGAAAGCACATCCATTCCGAGCTGAACTTGTCATTCTGGTCACAGTGTGAGCATCATCTACTTCCTTTCTACGGTGTTGTACATATAGGATTTATGTGCACCGAAGGATCCAATCCCATTGGAAAATCTCTTTTGCAATCGATCGTGTGTTTTTACGGCTTTAAGCTCCAAGTACAAGAAAGACTCACACGACAGATAGCAGAGATGATATCACCACTGTTAGGTGGAGATGTGATTGTGGTTGTGGAGGCTAGCCACACCTGTATGATCTCTAGAGGAATCGAGAAGTTTGGAAGCAGTACAGCAACAATTGCTGTACTGGGTCGATTTTCAACTGACCCCGCTGCAAGAGCCAAGTTTATGCAGAGCATTCCAAACACCTCCGTTTCAGGACGATGA
- the LOC103435872 gene encoding uncharacterized protein isoform X2 has product MEPKTNETFIPSPSPPSLSLSLSLSEDCNSQRADMGGDGGVTGEQEEDSSLSEDSSQLSSQLLRNGVSMNMEDDAVDEQTGPGFRKFCGVGSQISSASLDFEADQRMENVYRKILQSYDDLRIRSKDLEEAKSKILSYTPGAWIDRVGAVKPRDYDVPNTTTLLLVGPKGSGKSSLVNRISKVFEDDKFASERAQVSYNSSLGDGTFFLHEYMMPRCSSSFCLYDTRSLSDNSPENIKILKHWMEHGVRHGELVVRDSDGPSLRNTMMYKDCDDGYLSSEIKNVNFVIFVVNGLSVLKSMESNEDAETQYTEMIASAFKSRYLAFKDDKPLLVATHGDLLSLDERARVRVHLGELLGIPPTTQIFDIPESSDAVTQLTIVDMIRYSLEHAEKNLPRKRKVETLSLLSCMLLLIFLSIAITIMYAPANILQHGYCPSPQAHIQHCHVPSPQAHIHNNPSPPSPPSSTSLQEHIQHDPSVEEHIDNSPLPGVELRNSKTKLQNIRIDWSKIRHLWLDDRIEWSKIRHLWLDE; this is encoded by the exons ATGGAACCTAAAACAAACGAGACCTTTATTCCTTCtccctctcctccctctctctctctctctctctctctctctgaagaCTGCAACTCGCAGCGAGCTGACATGGGTGGCGATGGCGGAG TTACTGGGGAACAAGAAGAAGACTCCTCACTCAGCGAAGATTCCTCCCAACTCTCATCACAACTTCTAAG AAATGGTGTGAGCATGAATATGGAGGATGATGCAGTGGATGAACAAACTGGGCCGGGTTTTCGAAAATTTTGCGGAGTGGGAAGTCAAATTTCTTCCGCTTCTTTGGATTTTGAAGCCGATCAGAGGATGGAAAATGTTTATAGGAAGATTTTGCAGAGTTATGATGACTTGCGGATTCGAAgcaaagatttggaagaagccaAGAGCAAAATCTTGAG CTACACCCCCGGTGCGTGGATTGATAGAGTAGGTGCTGTGAAACCGAGGGACTATGATGTGCCAAATACAACAACACTTTTATTGGTTGGTCCAAAAGGATCTGGAAAGAGCAGTCTTGTAAATAGAATCTCGAAGGTGTTTGAAGATGACAAGTTTGCCTCGGAAAGAGCCCAAGTATCAT ATAATTCATCTCTTGGAGATGGAACCTTTTTCCTGCATGAATATATGATGCCAAGATGTTCGAGTTCTTTTTGCCTTTATGATACTCGTAGTTTGTCTGATAATTCACCTGAAAACATAAAAATACTGAAGCATTGGATGGAACATGGTGTTCGTCATGGGGAGCTTGTTGTAAG GGATTCAGACGGTCCAAGTTTGAGGAACACAATGATGTACAAAGATTGTGATGATGGTTATCTGTCCAGTGAGATCAAGAACGTTAATTTTGTCATATTTGTTGTTAATGGCCTTTCAGTTCTGAAATCAATGGAAAGCAATGAAGATGCAGAGACACAATATACTGAAATGATCGCCTCAGCTTTCAAATCTCGATACTTGGCATTTAAAG ATGATAAACCCCTTCTTGTTGCTACACATGGTGATTTACTTTCACTTGATGAACGTGCTCGTGTTCGTGTCCATTTGGGAGAACTGCTTGGTATTCCTCCTACAACTCAAATTTTTGACATCCCAG AAAGCAGTGATGCAGTAACTCAGTTGACAATAGTTGACATGATACGCTATTCGCTTGAGCATGCCGAGAAAAATCTTCCTCGTAAAAGAAAG GTCGAAACTTTGTCACTGTTATCATGTATGCTCCTCCTAATATTCCTCAGCATCGCTATAACGATCATGTATGCTCCTGCTAATATTCTTCAGCACGGCTACTGCCCTTCGCCTCAAGCGCATATTCAACATTGCCATGTCCCTTCACCGCAAGCACACATTCACAATAACCCATCACCCCCCTCACCGCCTTCATCCACTTCGCTCCAAGAGCATATTCAGCATGATCCTTCGGTGGAAGAGCATATCGACAATAGCCCCTTGCCGGGAGTAGAACTTCGTAATAGTAAAACGAAACTTCAGAATATCCGGATCGACTGGAGTAAAATCCGACACTTGTGGTTAGACGACAGGATCGAATGGAGTAAAATCCGACACTTGTGGTTAGACGAATAA